One part of the Terrimicrobium sacchariphilum genome encodes these proteins:
- a CDS encoding DUF2334 domain-containing protein encodes MKSPLFARCLSAAFLSLGTLGITTLCPAQADAPKITTTYVILKLDDVTNGTPQWKRTLDYLKSKNIKSSAGIICNSLESGKQAYYDWLKEVQQSGVVEFWLHGYDHKQWKEEGKDVWEFSGPSYEQQKEHIAKSQQLARQILGAPFAAFGAPFNKTDEATVKALAEDPDIKIVLYGNTKDAAALPGKLILDRTEMNIEAPLFLPNSQKVKHDYEVMAGTRDCFVIQGHPNQWTDERFAEFQKLVEYLQSQGVVFTTPTEYLKTRDPGSLKVTVVNTKAVAPQAAAPIATEPPPLSENLLANGDFESGSRGWSLYDPEKSSSAGCQFQVVADNPHEGSGTMELSSAANSRYAVLQYLKGANFIEGQKYRVSAWVRAGEDFVAASGTPGFLLRVSMFGPNFSNSGMYFLGFNGMGGDSPSVLAGQEVPRTWTKVEGVFEMAAGVEKVNVCLLVDRGVGHVYVDDVSIERVEDATPVGAVATTK; translated from the coding sequence ATGAAATCTCCTCTTTTCGCCCGTTGCCTGTCGGCGGCGTTTCTTTCGCTAGGAACCCTCGGTATCACCACATTATGTCCGGCCCAGGCTGACGCTCCGAAAATCACCACGACATACGTGATCCTGAAGCTGGATGATGTGACTAATGGTACGCCACAATGGAAACGAACTCTGGACTACCTGAAGAGCAAGAATATCAAGTCATCTGCCGGCATCATCTGCAACTCGCTGGAAAGTGGTAAGCAGGCTTATTACGACTGGCTCAAGGAAGTGCAACAGTCGGGGGTGGTGGAGTTCTGGCTCCATGGTTACGACCACAAGCAGTGGAAGGAAGAGGGCAAAGACGTCTGGGAATTCAGCGGACCGTCCTATGAACAGCAGAAGGAGCACATTGCGAAAAGCCAGCAGCTTGCCAGGCAAATCCTCGGTGCGCCTTTTGCCGCGTTTGGTGCGCCTTTTAACAAGACGGACGAGGCAACGGTGAAGGCTTTGGCCGAGGACCCAGACATCAAGATCGTACTCTATGGGAATACCAAGGACGCCGCAGCGCTGCCGGGCAAGCTGATCCTGGATCGCACGGAGATGAACATTGAGGCTCCGCTTTTTCTCCCCAATTCCCAGAAGGTGAAGCACGACTACGAGGTGATGGCTGGTACGCGTGATTGTTTCGTGATCCAGGGGCATCCGAATCAATGGACAGATGAGCGGTTTGCCGAGTTTCAGAAACTGGTGGAGTACCTGCAATCGCAGGGAGTCGTCTTCACGACGCCGACCGAATATCTCAAAACCCGCGATCCTGGTTCGCTCAAGGTGACGGTCGTAAATACGAAGGCAGTGGCTCCGCAGGCAGCCGCACCGATCGCAACCGAGCCACCGCCTCTCTCGGAGAATCTCCTGGCGAATGGAGACTTTGAGAGTGGCTCCCGGGGATGGTCTCTTTACGATCCGGAAAAGTCCTCATCCGCGGGCTGCCAGTTTCAGGTGGTGGCGGATAACCCGCACGAGGGCAGTGGCACGATGGAACTCTCGTCGGCGGCGAATTCGCGCTATGCGGTGCTTCAGTACCTCAAGGGCGCTAATTTTATCGAAGGCCAAAAATATCGCGTTTCAGCCTGGGTGCGGGCCGGGGAGGATTTCGTAGCCGCATCAGGCACTCCGGGATTCCTGCTGCGGGTATCGATGTTTGGGCCAAACTTTAGCAACAGCGGAATGTACTTTCTGGGTTTCAATGGGATGGGGGGTGACAGTCCCTCGGTCCTGGCTGGACAGGAGGTGCCTCGGACATGGACCAAAGTCGAAGGTGTGTTCGAGATGGCTGCCGGTGTCGAAAAGGTTAATGTCTGTCTGTTGGTTGATCGCGGGGTGGGGCACGTGTACGTCGACGACGTCTCCATTGAACGCGTGGAGGACGCCACTCCTGTCGGTGCCGTAGCCACAACGAAATAG
- the vccD gene encoding Verru_Chthon cassette protein D has product MDFREVPRPSPGGFSLVELLIVIAIMGILTALVMPAVSSISRGYGLTTAGHAVMNNLVQARQAALTRGYPVQVRIYKLPPYSQPNTATPETYRAMQAFIESDPIVTNGTTSVTVTPLSRPVFFNAPVEILNDTKSSPILGLAYESAPQEVLPGYGKNYGYVSFRFKPSGQSDLPADAAGLTLVLGPSSNGGALPGNFRAIEIDTITGAVRDYSP; this is encoded by the coding sequence ATGGACTTCAGAGAGGTGCCTCGCCCATCTCCAGGGGGCTTTTCTCTTGTCGAACTCCTTATTGTGATTGCCATCATGGGAATACTGACAGCCCTGGTCATGCCCGCGGTGTCCAGTATCTCCCGCGGTTACGGATTGACGACGGCAGGGCACGCCGTGATGAACAACCTCGTGCAGGCTCGTCAGGCCGCGTTGACCAGGGGATACCCGGTGCAGGTGCGAATCTACAAACTGCCCCCTTATAGTCAGCCGAATACGGCGACTCCGGAGACATATCGCGCGATGCAGGCCTTCATCGAGAGCGACCCGATCGTAACCAACGGAACGACATCGGTCACAGTCACTCCGCTTTCGCGTCCCGTCTTTTTCAATGCACCAGTTGAGATCCTAAATGATACAAAAAGCTCGCCGATCCTTGGTCTGGCTTACGAGTCGGCTCCGCAGGAAGTGCTCCCGGGTTATGGCAAGAACTACGGTTATGTCTCATTTCGCTTTAAGCCGAGCGGGCAATCAGACCTGCCAGCCGATGCTGCGGGATTGACTCTCGTGCTCGGCCCGAGCAGCAACGGCGGTGCTCTGCCCGGGAACTTTCGGGCCATTGAGATCGATACGATCACCGGAGCGGTGAGAGATTATTCGCCATAG
- the vccC gene encoding Verru_Chthon cassette protein C gives MLTRLDRRGRRSLRGFSLLEMLAASAVFLLLIGLVLKMTQATADSWSSSTGKTEGFRDARAAFATITKAVSQATLNPYFDYADAGGNFRDQVSSASFTPTQYIRRSDLQFITGKSLVDAGVQNPVSHAIFFLAPLGYSLEANYRNMDGFLNACGFYVFYGEDPAMPARLSGAIPASRNRFRLMQFLQPTENLSIYDVSVTGGSANWRNTKWFGSALARNSAPVSQLAENVVALVIRPKASDADEAKATATLAPDYEYDSRDPASAESVNQLPPVVEIVMVVIDDTSAQRLGNETTPPNLGLNNLFQDASRLDADLSELEKNLGAINGNAAGNKIPLRYQIFRTEVALRSAKWSSQ, from the coding sequence ATGCTGACACGCCTGGACCGGCGGGGTCGGCGATCTCTTCGAGGATTTTCCCTCCTGGAGATGCTGGCTGCAAGTGCTGTGTTCCTTTTGCTAATCGGCCTGGTCCTGAAGATGACGCAGGCGACGGCGGACTCATGGTCCAGTTCGACAGGCAAGACCGAGGGGTTTCGCGATGCTCGTGCGGCCTTTGCCACGATCACCAAGGCAGTCAGCCAGGCCACGCTCAATCCCTATTTTGACTACGCCGATGCGGGCGGAAATTTCCGAGATCAGGTTTCCTCGGCGAGCTTCACGCCAACACAATATATTCGTCGGTCGGATCTCCAGTTCATCACAGGAAAGAGTCTCGTCGACGCCGGAGTGCAGAATCCTGTTTCGCATGCGATCTTCTTTCTGGCTCCGCTGGGGTATTCCCTTGAGGCGAATTATCGCAACATGGATGGCTTCCTTAACGCCTGTGGATTCTATGTGTTTTATGGGGAGGACCCCGCCATGCCCGCCCGCCTTTCCGGCGCGATCCCAGCTTCGCGAAACCGATTCCGGCTCATGCAGTTTTTGCAGCCCACGGAGAATCTCTCGATCTACGACGTCTCGGTGACTGGGGGATCTGCCAACTGGCGAAATACGAAGTGGTTCGGCAGCGCTCTCGCCAGAAACTCCGCTCCCGTCTCCCAACTGGCGGAGAATGTGGTGGCGCTGGTGATCCGCCCCAAGGCATCTGATGCAGACGAGGCAAAAGCGACCGCCACACTTGCCCCGGATTACGAATACGACAGCCGGGACCCTGCATCGGCAGAGAGCGTGAATCAACTGCCGCCCGTGGTTGAGATTGTAATGGTGGTGATAGACGATACATCCGCGCAGCGGCTCGGGAATGAAACGACGCCCCCCAATCTCGGGTTGAACAACCTCTTTCAGGATGCTTCCAGGCTCGATGCCGATCTTTCCGAACTGGAGAAAAACCTTGGCGCAATCAATGGCAACGCGGCGGGGAACAAGATTCCGCTCAGATACCAGATATTCCGTACGGAAGTTGCGTTGCGGAGTGCAAAATGGAGTAGTCAATGA